A section of the Anomaloglossus baeobatrachus isolate aAnoBae1 chromosome 5 unlocalized genomic scaffold, aAnoBae1.hap1 SUPER_5_unloc_9, whole genome shotgun sequence genome encodes:
- the LOC142259348 gene encoding uncharacterized protein LOC142259348 — MFQRTHTEKKPYLCSECGKCFNQKSHLVTHQRTHTGEKPFSCSECGKCFALKSHLVRHQRTHTGEKPFSCAECGTCFARKSNLIMHQRTHTGEKPFSCSECGKRFAVQSTLAKHKRIHTGEKPFSCAECGTCFVHKSNLVMHQRTHTGEKPFSCSECGKRFAGQTTLAKHKRIHTGEKPFSCSECGKRFAGQSTLAKHKRIHTGEKPFSCSECGKYFANKSNFVIHHRNHTQVKPFSCSECEKCFADQ; from the coding sequence atgttccagagaactcacacagaaaagaagccatatttatgttcagaatgtgggaaatgttttaaccaaaaatcacatcttgttacacatcagagaactcacacaggggaaaagcctttttcatgttcagaatgtgggaaatgttttgcacttaaatcacatcttgttagacaccagagaactcacacaggggagaagccattttcatgtgcagaatgtgggacatGTTTTGCACGTAAATCCAATCTTATTatgcatcagagaactcacacaggagagaaacctttttcatgttcagaatgtgggaaacgttttgcaGTTCAATCAACTCTTGCTaaacataaaagaattcacacaggggagaagcctttttcatgtgcagaatgtgggacatGTTTTGTACATAAATCCAATCTTGTTatgcatcagagaactcacacaggagagaaacctttttcatgttcagaatgtgggaaacgttttgctGGTCAAACAACTCTTGCTAAAcacaaaagaattcacacaggggagaaacccttttcatgttcagaatgcgggaaacgTTTTGCAGGTCAATCAACTCTTGCTAAAcacaaaagaattcacacaggggagaaacccttttcatgttcagaatgcgggaaatatTTTGCAAATAAATCAAATTTTGTTATACATCATAGAAATCACACAcaggtgaagccattttcatgttcagaatgtgagaaatgttttgcagatcaatAA